In one Haloplanus salinus genomic region, the following are encoded:
- a CDS encoding aldo/keto reductase — MEYTTLGSTGTKVSRLCLGCMSFGSSDWRDWVLGEAESRPIIERAIELGINFFDTANMYSLGESERVLGNVLAEYDRDWPVVATKVYNAMDDDNPNARGLSRKAIEQELSNSLDRLGMDTVDLYQIHRWDYDTPIEETLRALDDAVRRGQVRHLGASSMWAYQFADALHTSDRLGLDRFATMQNHYNLAYREEEREMLPLCDREGVGVITWSPLARGFLARPHESFLETTRGEFMDNHERMSERVATYYANGGDEINERAEELAAENGVTMAQIALSWLLHQDEVDAPIIGTTSVEHLESAVEALEVDLSDSDLEYLEEPYSPVPVNGHE; from the coding sequence ATGGAGTATACGACGCTCGGCTCCACCGGGACGAAAGTCAGCCGCCTCTGTCTCGGCTGTATGAGCTTCGGATCGAGCGACTGGCGCGACTGGGTACTCGGCGAGGCGGAGAGTCGCCCGATCATCGAGCGCGCCATCGAGTTGGGGATCAACTTCTTCGACACCGCGAACATGTACTCGCTGGGCGAGTCCGAACGCGTCCTCGGGAACGTCCTCGCGGAGTACGACCGCGACTGGCCGGTGGTCGCGACGAAGGTGTACAACGCGATGGACGACGACAACCCGAACGCACGGGGGCTGTCACGGAAGGCCATCGAACAGGAGTTGTCGAACTCCCTGGATCGGCTGGGGATGGACACGGTCGACCTCTACCAGATCCACCGCTGGGACTACGACACGCCCATCGAGGAGACGCTTCGCGCCCTCGACGACGCGGTGCGCCGGGGGCAGGTCCGCCACCTCGGCGCCTCCTCGATGTGGGCCTACCAGTTCGCGGACGCCCTCCACACGAGCGACCGACTGGGGCTGGATCGGTTCGCCACCATGCAGAACCACTACAACCTCGCCTACCGCGAGGAGGAACGCGAGATGCTCCCCCTGTGTGACCGGGAGGGCGTCGGCGTCATCACGTGGTCGCCGCTCGCCCGCGGGTTCCTCGCGCGCCCCCACGAGTCATTTCTGGAGACGACGCGCGGCGAGTTCATGGACAACCACGAGCGGATGTCCGAACGCGTCGCCACCTACTACGCCAACGGGGGCGACGAGATCAACGAACGCGCCGAGGAACTCGCCGCGGAGAACGGAGTGACGATGGCTCAGATCGCCCTCTCGTGGCTCCTCCACCAGGACGAGGTCGACGCACCCATCATCGGCACCACGAGCGTCGAGCATCTGGAGTCGGCGGTCGAGGCGCTCGAGGTCGACCTCTCGGACAGCGACTTGGAGTATTTGGAGGAGCCGTACAGCCCGGTGCCGGTCAACGGACACGAATGA
- a CDS encoding coenzyme F420-0:L-glutamate ligase, whose translation MKLFAVPDLPEFESGDSIPDLVAERVDLRPDDVVCVASTVVSKVEDRVADLSSFPAGPRAREVAARLERATGEKKDPRFAQAVLEESTDLLMEAPFLLTETRFGHVTVNAGIDRSNVPGGDLLLLPRRPDESAARIEAGVDADRVIVTDTCGRPFRHGQRGVAIGWAGTPAARDWRGERDRDGRELGVTVQAVVDELAAAANLVAGEGDGGTPAVVVRDFDFGDHDGSDALFRDVEGDFVRQALRGWSFDDG comes from the coding sequence ATGAAGCTGTTCGCCGTCCCCGACCTCCCCGAGTTCGAGTCCGGCGACTCCATCCCCGACCTCGTCGCCGAACGGGTCGACCTTCGACCCGACGACGTGGTCTGTGTGGCGAGCACGGTCGTCTCGAAGGTCGAGGACCGCGTCGCCGACCTCTCGTCGTTCCCGGCCGGGCCGCGCGCCCGGGAGGTGGCCGCCCGCCTCGAACGCGCCACGGGCGAGAAGAAGGACCCGCGGTTCGCGCAGGCAGTGCTGGAGGAGAGCACCGACCTCCTGATGGAGGCGCCCTTCCTCCTCACCGAGACGCGGTTCGGGCACGTGACGGTCAACGCGGGCATCGACCGCTCGAACGTGCCCGGCGGCGACCTGTTGCTCCTGCCGCGGCGCCCGGACGAGAGCGCGGCCCGGATCGAAGCGGGGGTCGACGCCGACCGGGTGATCGTCACCGACACCTGCGGCCGCCCGTTCCGTCACGGACAGCGGGGCGTCGCCATCGGGTGGGCGGGCACGCCCGCAGCCAGGGACTGGCGCGGCGAACGCGACCGGGACGGGCGCGAACTCGGCGTGACCGTCCAGGCAGTCGTCGACGAACTCGCCGCCGCCGCGAACCTCGTCGCCGGCGAGGGCGATGGGGGGACGCCGGCCGTCGTCGTCCGCGACTTCGACTTCGGCGACCACGACGGAAGCGACGCCCTCTTCCGGGACGTGGAGGGGGACTTCGTCAGACAGGCGCTCCGGGGTTGGTCGTTCGACGACGGCTGA
- a CDS encoding 5,10-methylenetetrahydromethanopterin reductase, with translation MFGIELTPEQPLDRLVDLGTAAEAAGYDTLFVSSHYNNRSPFAALSRLAAATGEIRLGPGVVNPFERHPVTLAGEVATVAEASDGRAVFGIGPGDPSTLGNLGLADDRGLRPVLEAFKVAERLWDGERVDHDGTFTAEDAGLNFDVPTPIPTYVGGEGPHMCKMAAKHADGLLYNGAHPADLRWAREQVAAGLDDRLDDLGEFDLAAYASVSVGADGEAAREAARPPVAFIAAGSPPPVLNRHGIDADRADEVGDAIAAGDFSEAFGLVTPAMIDAFCAAGTVEEVADRLAAVLDHADSVVVGSPLGPDLDAAIDLAAEAHDRARA, from the coding sequence ATGTTCGGAATCGAACTCACGCCCGAGCAGCCACTCGACCGACTGGTCGACCTGGGTACGGCCGCCGAGGCCGCGGGCTACGACACCCTCTTCGTCTCCAGTCACTACAACAACCGCTCGCCCTTCGCCGCCCTCTCGCGGCTGGCGGCGGCGACCGGCGAGATTCGGCTGGGGCCGGGCGTCGTCAATCCCTTCGAGCGCCACCCGGTGACGCTCGCGGGCGAGGTGGCCACCGTCGCCGAGGCCAGCGACGGCCGCGCCGTCTTCGGGATCGGGCCGGGCGACCCGTCGACGCTCGGCAACCTCGGCCTCGCGGACGACCGGGGACTTCGCCCCGTACTGGAGGCGTTCAAAGTCGCGGAGCGGCTCTGGGACGGCGAGCGCGTCGACCACGACGGCACCTTCACCGCCGAGGACGCCGGCCTCAACTTCGACGTGCCGACACCCATCCCGACCTACGTCGGCGGCGAGGGGCCACACATGTGCAAGATGGCGGCCAAACACGCCGACGGCCTGCTCTACAACGGCGCCCACCCCGCCGACCTGCGCTGGGCGCGCGAGCAGGTAGCGGCGGGCCTCGACGACCGACTCGACGACCTCGGCGAGTTCGACCTCGCGGCCTACGCGAGCGTCAGCGTCGGCGCCGACGGCGAGGCGGCCCGCGAGGCCGCACGCCCACCGGTCGCGTTCATCGCCGCCGGCTCGCCCCCGCCGGTCCTGAACCGACACGGCATCGACGCCGACCGCGCCGACGAGGTCGGCGACGCCATCGCGGCCGGCGACTTCTCCGAGGCCTTCGGTCTCGTGACCCCCGCGATGATCGACGCTTTCTGTGCCGCGGGGACGGTCGAGGAGGTGGCGGACCGGCTGGCCGCGGTGCTCGACCACGCCGACAGCGTCGTCGTCGGCTCGCCGCTCGGACCCGACCTCGACGCCGCCATCGACCTCGCGGCCGAGGCGCACGACCGGGCACGGGCGTAG
- a CDS encoding metallophosphoesterase family protein, producing MELAIISDTHVPGRAGGIPDWVRERVEAVDHVIHAGDFETPAVVDEVRSLAGGSFTGVRGNVDAADVDLPDVATVECGGVEFVVTHGTGDRIGYEDRVAAAVRKHGSPDAVGVAGHTHEQTDEVHDGVRILNPGSATGANPASGATMLTATAEDGDLSVTLHSEDRW from the coding sequence ATGGAGCTGGCGATCATCAGCGACACGCACGTTCCCGGACGAGCGGGCGGGATTCCCGACTGGGTGCGTGAGCGGGTCGAGGCGGTCGATCACGTCATCCACGCCGGGGACTTCGAGACGCCGGCCGTGGTCGACGAGGTGCGATCCCTCGCGGGTGGCTCGTTCACCGGCGTTCGGGGGAACGTCGACGCGGCGGACGTCGACCTGCCCGACGTGGCGACGGTGGAGTGTGGGGGCGTCGAGTTCGTCGTCACCCACGGCACCGGCGACCGAATCGGCTACGAGGACCGCGTCGCCGCCGCGGTCCGGAAACACGGCAGCCCCGACGCCGTCGGTGTCGCCGGACACACCCACGAACAGACGGACGAGGTCCACGACGGCGTGCGCATCCTGAACCCCGGGTCGGCGACCGGCGCGAATCCAGCCAGCGGGGCGACGATGCTGACCGCCACCGCCGAGGACGGCGACCTGTCCGTAACGCTCCACAGCGAGGACCGCTGGTGA
- a CDS encoding NUDIX domain-containing protein, with amino-acid sequence MPHVVTCFLRHRTHVLLARRSDAVGTDAGRWAGISGSVEGDPADAEADARREIREETGVESATLVRVGDPLDVRDGDRTWTVHPFLFEVGSRDIDPNEELDAHEWASPPAIHDRETVPGLWNAYVAVAPTVETVAADGTHGSAWISVRALEVLRDRAAVAGTADAVVAVARDLRAARPSMAAVANRVNRVMADADRTPAAIRERAQLAAAAALDADDAAAARAAERCGASVTTLSRSGTVRAALRAAEPSVLIGESRPAREGVEVAATLADDGLDVTLTTDAALSSELAARDPETVLVGADAVLADGSVVNKVGTRGLALAAAREDVPVYAVAAADKVRPDERFEGEAGADADLYDGAAPVTVSNPTFDRTPPDLVAGVITERGVLDAAAVGDVAAEHETHARWDEGED; translated from the coding sequence ATGCCACACGTGGTCACCTGCTTCTTGCGTCACCGTACGCACGTCCTGCTCGCCCGCCGGAGCGACGCCGTCGGCACCGACGCCGGTCGCTGGGCCGGAATCTCGGGCTCCGTCGAGGGCGACCCCGCCGATGCCGAGGCCGACGCCCGCCGCGAGATCCGAGAGGAGACCGGCGTCGAGTCGGCGACGCTCGTCCGCGTCGGCGACCCCCTCGACGTGCGGGACGGCGACCGGACGTGGACGGTCCACCCGTTCCTGTTCGAGGTGGGATCTCGCGATATCGACCCCAACGAGGAGCTCGACGCCCACGAGTGGGCGTCGCCGCCGGCGATCCACGACCGGGAGACCGTCCCCGGTCTCTGGAACGCCTACGTCGCCGTCGCCCCCACGGTCGAGACGGTGGCGGCCGACGGGACCCACGGCTCGGCGTGGATTTCGGTGCGCGCACTCGAAGTCCTGCGGGACCGGGCGGCCGTCGCGGGGACGGCCGACGCCGTCGTCGCCGTCGCGCGCGACCTTCGGGCTGCTCGGCCGAGCATGGCCGCCGTCGCCAACCGTGTGAACCGGGTGATGGCCGACGCCGACCGGACGCCCGCGGCGATCCGGGAGCGTGCGCAACTGGCGGCGGCGGCGGCGCTCGACGCCGACGACGCAGCGGCAGCGCGGGCGGCCGAGCGCTGCGGCGCGTCGGTCACCACCCTCTCGCGGTCCGGGACCGTCCGTGCGGCGCTCCGGGCGGCCGAGCCGTCGGTCCTGATCGGCGAGTCGCGCCCCGCCCGCGAGGGGGTCGAGGTGGCCGCGACCCTGGCCGACGACGGACTCGACGTGACGCTGACGACGGACGCGGCGCTTTCGAGCGAACTCGCCGCTCGCGACCCCGAGACCGTCCTCGTCGGCGCCGACGCGGTGCTCGCGGACGGGAGCGTCGTCAACAAGGTCGGCACCCGTGGCCTCGCCCTCGCCGCCGCTCGCGAGGACGTGCCGGTGTACGCCGTCGCCGCCGCGGACAAGGTGCGACCGGACGAGCGATTCGAGGGTGAGGCGGGCGCCGACGCCGACCTCTACGACGGGGCGGCGCCCGTGACGGTCTCGAATCCGACCTTCGACCGGACGCCGCCCGACCTCGTGGCGGGTGTGATCACGGAACGAGGTGTCCTCGACGCCGCGGCCGTGGGCGACGTGGCGGCCGAACACGAAACACACGCACGCTGGGACGAGGGGGAGGACTGA
- the mutL gene encoding DNA mismatch repair endonuclease MutL translates to MRRLDRETVDRIAAGEVVTRPARVVEELVENALDAGAARIDVEVDGDGTERIRVADDGRGMSAEAAAMAVERHTTSKLPDGDLTAVETLGFRGEALASIADVARLTLTTNDGGPRATSVRVDADDVTVDSAGRGRGTTVEVRDLFHNRPARAESLAAPATEFERISDRLAAYALLRPEVALSLAHDGRRIFATPGSGAFADAALAVYGREAARESTTLDATATVSVGDDDAAVGLRGVLAYPSVTRASADHVRVAVNGRPVSVPALRRAVDRGYGSLLPGDRHPVAALALSLPPWAVDPNVHPTKERVALRAADAVADAVEDAVADALSTADLRRSADVAMDLDAALDPVESEPSLLGDATVIGRFRDLYLLCAVGGDLLVVDQHAAHERINYERLRAAVEAEDVESAPLDPPVTLSLSPGDAAAVEAHTDELARLGFDCDPFGGGTVRVRAVPAPLGRVADADALEDALAALRDGRDADRRDELLADLACHPSLKAGDELTDDDAAALIERLGACEQPFACPHGRPTVLAIGEGHLARGFERRPNRR, encoded by the coding sequence ATGAGGCGTCTCGATCGCGAGACGGTCGACCGCATCGCCGCCGGCGAGGTCGTCACCCGCCCGGCCCGGGTCGTCGAGGAACTCGTCGAGAACGCGCTCGACGCCGGCGCGGCGCGGATCGACGTCGAGGTCGACGGCGACGGCACCGAGCGGATCCGCGTCGCCGACGACGGCCGGGGGATGAGCGCCGAGGCGGCGGCGATGGCCGTCGAGCGCCACACGACGAGCAAGCTTCCAGACGGCGATCTGACGGCGGTCGAGACGCTCGGCTTTCGGGGCGAGGCGCTCGCCAGTATCGCCGACGTGGCCCGGCTGACGCTGACGACGAACGACGGGGGGCCCCGAGCGACGTCGGTACGCGTCGACGCCGACGACGTGACCGTCGACTCCGCGGGTCGCGGCCGTGGCACGACCGTCGAGGTGCGCGACCTGTTCCACAACCGCCCGGCGCGAGCGGAGTCGCTGGCGGCGCCGGCGACCGAGTTCGAGCGGATCAGTGATCGCCTCGCGGCGTACGCACTCCTCCGTCCGGAGGTGGCTCTCTCGCTCGCCCACGACGGCCGGCGGATCTTCGCCACGCCGGGATCGGGCGCGTTCGCCGACGCCGCCCTCGCCGTCTACGGCCGGGAGGCGGCCCGCGAGAGCACGACCCTCGACGCCACCGCGACGGTTTCCGTCGGGGACGACGACGCCGCAGTCGGCCTGCGTGGCGTCCTCGCCTATCCGTCGGTCACGCGGGCGTCGGCCGATCACGTTCGGGTCGCGGTCAACGGCCGCCCCGTCTCGGTGCCCGCGCTCCGCCGCGCCGTCGACCGCGGCTACGGATCGCTCCTCCCCGGCGACCGCCACCCGGTCGCCGCTCTCGCCCTCTCGCTCCCGCCGTGGGCGGTCGATCCGAACGTCCACCCGACGAAAGAGCGGGTGGCGCTCCGGGCCGCGGATGCGGTGGCCGACGCCGTCGAGGACGCCGTCGCCGACGCCCTCTCGACGGCCGACCTCCGGCGCTCGGCGGACGTGGCGATGGACCTCGACGCGGCGCTCGATCCGGTCGAGTCCGAGCCGTCGCTGCTCGGCGACGCGACCGTCATCGGCCGCTTTCGTGATCTGTATCTGCTCTGTGCGGTGGGCGGCGACCTGCTGGTGGTCGACCAGCACGCCGCCCACGAGCGGATCAACTACGAGCGCCTGCGGGCGGCCGTCGAGGCCGAGGACGTCGAGTCGGCACCGCTCGATCCGCCGGTGACGCTTTCGCTCTCCCCGGGCGACGCCGCCGCCGTCGAGGCCCACACCGACGAACTCGCCCGCCTCGGCTTCGACTGCGACCCGTTCGGGGGCGGCACCGTCCGGGTCCGGGCGGTGCCGGCGCCGCTGGGCCGCGTCGCCGACGCCGACGCGCTCGAAGACGCACTCGCCGCGCTGCGCGACGGCCGGGACGCCGACCGGCGCGACGAACTGCTCGCGGACCTGGCCTGTCACCCGTCGCTGAAGGCGGGTGACGAACTCACCGACGACGACGCCGCGGCGCTGATCGAGCGCCTCGGGGCGTGCGAGCAGCCGTTCGCCTGCCCACACGGCCGCCCGACGGTCCTCGCTATCGGCGAGGGACATCTCGCGCGCGGGTTCGAGCGACGTCCCAACCGTCGGTGA
- a CDS encoding DUF7573 domain-containing protein encodes MSNRSLDEFAGGPAGSDGADGTDDADDSAAVDADRSVPTMRWSVDGTACDACGSVVSRRWRDGEAPRASGSRPAADATFVCADCKGW; translated from the coding sequence GTGTCCAACCGTTCGCTCGACGAGTTCGCGGGCGGGCCGGCGGGGAGCGATGGCGCCGACGGCACCGACGACGCCGACGACTCGGCTGCCGTAGACGCCGATCGAAGCGTCCCGACGATGCGTTGGTCGGTCGACGGCACCGCCTGCGACGCCTGCGGGAGCGTCGTCTCGCGGCGGTGGCGAGACGGGGAGGCGCCACGCGCCTCCGGAAGTCGGCCGGCGGCCGACGCCACCTTCGTCTGTGCCGACTGCAAGGGGTGGTGA
- the mutS gene encoding DNA mismatch repair protein MutS codes for MDADADTDASAVTGPPDGMVDARDDLTPMLRQYYERCAEYEDALLLFQNGDFYQTYCDAAAEVARVCELTLTQREDSTGTYPMAGIPVDSAATYVERLLDAGYRVAVAEQVERPEEASGLVERAVTQVITPGTVVDDELLGAGTKNYVAAVTREGSTRAVAAVDAATGECLVTSVTDEAGLYAELDRLAPAELLVGPDAAVDPAALAAEPMVTDHGAATTDVETATETLSSYVARPDAVVEGDAERRACGAALAYAEWTQGGDGPLAYVTRIRRHDPRESLGLDSAAIRSLELFENRGAGASETLFDVLDDTACALGRRKLDGWLRRPLVDRDRIEARLDAVEALADDALAREAIRDALDAVYDLERLAGRVSRGRADARDLRSLRATLDAVPAVLAGLDDVGGDAARLHDLEERIDPVDDARDLIERAIRPDPPVEVTEGGVIREGFDDELDRLRETEREGRAWVAELEARERERTGIDSLSVGHNQVHGYYIEVTDPNLDRVPDDYTRRQTLKNAERFYTPALKRREDEILGAAERADTLEYERFREVRESVAAETDRIQAVADALAELDALAALAAVAVDRHYARPTFHDEGIAVEAGRHPVVEVTQDRFVPNDADLPPGSVTLVTGPNMSGKSTYMRQVALIVVLAQAGSFVPADAAHLPVVDRVFTRVGASDDIAGGQSTFMREMSELTSILHEATSDSLVLLDEVGRGTSTADGRAIARATAEFLHDEVGATTLFATHYHDLTRLAEAYSRVRNLHFAAERPDAADGRPAGDGDDVAFLHRVAEGPASSSYGVEVARMAGVPDPVVERSRALVDGAAPETNGHDEGAQMTLAGIDAEGGDAAADDAGAALVATLREADLARTTPIEALNLLADLQERVDE; via the coding sequence ATGGACGCGGACGCCGACACGGACGCGAGCGCCGTCACCGGCCCTCCCGACGGCATGGTCGACGCCCGCGACGACCTGACGCCGATGCTGCGCCAGTACTACGAGCGCTGTGCGGAGTACGAGGACGCACTCCTCCTCTTCCAGAACGGCGACTTCTACCAGACCTACTGCGACGCGGCCGCGGAGGTGGCGCGGGTGTGTGAACTCACCCTCACCCAGCGCGAGGACAGCACCGGCACCTACCCGATGGCGGGTATCCCCGTCGACAGCGCGGCCACGTACGTCGAACGCCTGCTCGACGCCGGCTACCGCGTCGCCGTCGCGGAGCAGGTCGAACGCCCCGAGGAAGCGTCGGGCCTCGTCGAGCGCGCGGTGACGCAGGTTATCACGCCGGGCACCGTCGTCGACGACGAACTGCTGGGAGCGGGGACGAAAAACTACGTCGCGGCGGTGACCCGCGAGGGATCGACCCGCGCCGTCGCCGCCGTCGACGCCGCCACCGGCGAGTGTCTGGTGACGAGCGTCACGGACGAGGCCGGGCTGTACGCCGAACTCGACCGCCTCGCGCCCGCGGAACTGCTCGTCGGCCCCGACGCGGCCGTCGACCCCGCGGCGCTCGCCGCCGAGCCGATGGTGACCGACCACGGAGCGGCGACGACGGATGTGGAGACGGCGACGGAGACGCTGTCGTCGTACGTCGCTCGCCCCGACGCGGTGGTCGAGGGCGACGCCGAACGCCGCGCCTGTGGCGCCGCCCTCGCCTACGCCGAATGGACGCAGGGGGGCGACGGCCCGCTGGCATACGTCACGCGCATCCGTCGTCACGACCCGCGCGAGTCGCTCGGCCTCGATTCGGCGGCTATCCGGAGCCTCGAACTCTTCGAGAACCGGGGGGCCGGGGCGAGCGAGACGCTCTTCGACGTGCTCGACGACACGGCCTGCGCGCTCGGTCGCCGAAAACTCGACGGCTGGCTCCGCCGGCCGCTCGTCGACCGCGACCGGATCGAGGCGCGACTCGACGCCGTCGAGGCCCTCGCCGACGACGCCCTCGCCCGCGAGGCCATCCGCGACGCGCTCGACGCGGTGTACGACCTCGAACGCCTCGCGGGCCGGGTGTCCCGCGGCCGCGCCGACGCCCGCGACCTGCGCTCCCTGCGGGCGACGCTCGACGCCGTGCCCGCCGTCCTCGCGGGCCTCGACGACGTGGGCGGCGACGCCGCCCGCCTGCACGACCTCGAAGAGCGGATCGACCCCGTCGACGACGCCCGCGACCTGATCGAGCGGGCGATCCGCCCCGACCCGCCGGTCGAGGTGACGGAGGGCGGCGTGATCCGCGAGGGGTTCGACGACGAACTCGACCGACTCCGGGAGACCGAACGCGAGGGGCGGGCGTGGGTAGCCGAACTCGAAGCCCGCGAGCGGGAGCGAACCGGCATCGACTCCCTCTCGGTCGGCCACAACCAGGTCCACGGCTACTACATCGAGGTGACCGACCCCAACCTGGATCGGGTGCCCGACGACTACACCCGCCGACAGACGCTCAAAAACGCCGAACGGTTCTACACGCCGGCGCTCAAGCGCCGCGAGGACGAGATCCTGGGAGCGGCCGAGCGGGCCGACACGCTGGAGTACGAGCGCTTCCGCGAGGTTCGCGAGTCGGTCGCGGCGGAGACGGATCGGATACAGGCGGTGGCGGACGCCCTCGCCGAACTCGACGCCCTCGCGGCGCTCGCGGCCGTCGCCGTCGACCGGCACTACGCCCGTCCGACCTTCCACGACGAGGGAATAGCGGTCGAGGCGGGCCGCCACCCCGTCGTCGAGGTGACGCAGGACCGCTTCGTCCCCAACGACGCGGACCTGCCGCCGGGCAGCGTCACGCTCGTTACCGGCCCGAACATGAGCGGGAAGTCGACGTACATGCGGCAGGTGGCGCTGATCGTCGTCCTCGCGCAGGCGGGGAGTTTCGTCCCCGCCGACGCCGCCCATCTCCCCGTGGTCGACCGGGTGTTCACCCGTGTCGGCGCCAGCGACGACATCGCCGGCGGCCAGTCCACGTTCATGCGCGAGATGAGCGAACTCACGTCGATTCTCCACGAGGCGACGTCGGACTCCCTCGTCCTCCTGGACGAGGTGGGTCGCGGCACCAGCACCGCCGACGGCCGCGCAATCGCCCGCGCCACCGCCGAGTTCCTCCACGACGAGGTTGGCGCGACGACGCTCTTTGCCACGCATTACCACGATCTGACGCGGTTGGCCGAGGCGTACTCGCGGGTGCGGAACCTGCATTTCGCGGCGGAGCGCCCGGACGCCGCGGACGGCCGGCCGGCGGGCGACGGGGACGACGTGGCCTTCCTCCACCGGGTCGCGGAGGGACCGGCCTCGTCGTCCTACGGCGTCGAGGTGGCGCGGATGGCCGGCGTGCCGGACCCGGTGGTCGAGCGCTCACGGGCGCTCGTCGACGGCGCCGCCCCCGAGACGAACGGGCACGACGAGGGGGCCCAGATGACGCTCGCTGGGATCGACGCCGAGGGTGGCGACGCGGCGGCCGACGACGCGGGCGCCGCCCTCGTCGCCACCCTCCGCGAGGCCGACCTCGCCCGGACGACGCCCATCGAGGCGCTGAACCTGCTCGCGGACCTGCAAGAGCGGGTCGACGAATGA